Proteins from a single region of Hydra vulgaris chromosome 12, alternate assembly HydraT2T_AEP:
- the LOC124808214 gene encoding GTP-binding protein Di-Ras2 isoform X2, with protein METPVQCPLLKSYCEIMSHPIVVKKKSESKFFFAVENTSRIPRKFSVAFYGDKKVGKTSILQRTTTGCYHKKYEPTISDIFEVEVQKQDCSKTHLTVYDTSGLHPFPAMMRVTLSHCDACVIVFSLTSEKTLLFAENKILEIQKIKGKTFPCILVGNQSDSSNREVIFEKALRLAVKYSCSYLEVSAELNKNINELFSSVLKKINNYERYFKNSNAFQKQRYKMMSDLTLL; from the coding sequence ATGGAAACACCAGTACAATGTCCACTTTTAAAATCGTATTGTGAAATAATGAGTCATCcaattgtagtaaaaaaaaaatcagaatctaaattttttttcgcaGTTGAGAATACGTCGAGAATTCCACGAAAGTTTTCTGTTGCATTTTATGGCGacaaaaaagttggaaaaacAAGTATTCTTCAACGAACAACAACTGGTTGCTATCATAAAAAATACGAACCAACTATTTCAGATATATTTGAGGTAGAAGTTCAAAAGCAAGACTGTTCGAAAACTCATCTGACGGTTTATGACACTTCTGGATTGCATCCGTTCCCTGCGATGATGCGTGTGACTCTTTCTCATTGCGACGCATGTGTCATTGTATTCTCGTTGACATCCGAAAAAACACTGCTGTTTGcagagaataaaattttagagattcaaaaaataaaaggaaaaacttTTCCATGTATACTGGTCGGAAACCAATCAGACAGCAGTAATCGCGAAGTAATTTTTGAAAAGGCGTTAAGATTAGCCGTAAAATACAGCTGCTCGTACCTGGAAGTATCTgctgagttaaataaaaatattaatgaactATTTTccagtgttttaaaaaagataaataattatgaaagaTATTTTAAGAACTCAAACGCGTTTCAGAAACAACGTTATAAAATGATGTCAGATTTGACGTTGTTGTAG
- the LOC136088058 gene encoding uncharacterized protein LOC136088058, whose translation MVRNRIKKTNKVAIPNETMKVAVNKVLEGTQLNVVARQFNIDRMTLKRYCRKKRLNSNEAFKPNYNNRQVFPAEDEKSLSSYLLIASKMNYGLSTRSTRLLAYEFALKNNKICPSSWIKNKIAGIDWLQGFMKRQPELSLRTPEATSFARSTAFNKHTVREFFQNLKTVRNRYKYNPNCIYNVDETGLTTVQKPVKVLAGRGSKQVGRITSAERGTLVTACCASNAIGNSIPPLFIFPWVKFHDYMIKEGPPGCVGFANPSGWMNSEIFIEWIKHFVKYSNCSQESPVLLLLDSHESHISVKGLELAIQHGITMISFPPHCSHKLQPLDRTVFRPLKRFYNSACDNWMVLNPRPMTIYDIVSIVREPYTKAFSPSNIQTGFRVAGIEPFNSEIFKDDEYLPSSVTDRAAPDTVTITPINNI comes from the coding sequence ATGGTTagaaatagaattaaaaaaacaaataaagttgcTATACCAAATGAAACAATGAAAGTAGctgttaataaagttttagaagGAACACAACTGAATGTTGTAGCACGTCAGTTTAACATAGATAGAATgactttaaaaagatattgtcgTAAAAAGAGGCTTAATTCAAATGAAGCTTTCAAGCCTAACTACAACAATAGACAAGTTTTTCCAGCagaagatgaaaaaagtttatcaagttATTTACTAATTGCATCAAAAATGAACTATGGCCTTTCAACTAGGTCAACGCGATTATTGGCATAtgaatttgctttaaaaaacaataagataTGCCCATCATCAtggatcaaaaataaaattgcaggCATTGATTGGTTGCAAGGTTTTATGAAAAGACAACCAGAGTTGTCTCTACGAACACCTGAAGCAACGAGCTTCGCTCGATCAACAGCTTTTAACAAACACACTGTAAGagagttttttcaaaatcttaaaACGGTAAGAAATCGATATAAATATAATCCTAACtgtatatataatgttgatgaaactggTTTAACAACCGTTCAAAAGCCGGTAAAGGTTTTAGCTGGTAGAGGAAGCAAACAAGTTGGAAGAATCACATCTGCAGAACGAGGAACATTGGTAACTGCATGTTGTGCCTCTAATGCTATTGGAAATTCCATTCctccattatttatttttccttgGGTAAAGTTTCATGATTACATGATTAAGGAAGGACCTCCTGGATGTGTGGGATTTGCAAATCCTTCTGGTTGGATGAACTCAGAAATTTTCATAGAATGgattaaacattttgttaaatattcaaACTGTTCTCAGGAATCTCCAGTTTTGTTACTTCTCGACAGTCATGAAAGTCATATTTCTGTTAAAGGCTTGGAGCTTGCAATTCAACACGGAATTACAATGATAAGTTTTCCTCCCCATTGCAGCCATAAATTGCAGCCATTAGATAGAACTGTTTTTCGACCattgaaaaggttttacaaTTCTGCATGTGATAATTGGATGGTTTTAAACCCAAGACCAATGACCATTTATGATATTGTTTCAATAGTTCGAGAACCGTATACAAAAGCTTTCTCACCATCTAATATACAGACAGGATTTAGAGTAGCTGGCATTGAGCCATTCAATTCTGAAATTTTCAAAGATGACGAATATTTACCATCATCAGTTACAGATAGAGCTGCTCCAGATACAGTTACTATCACTCCCATCAACAACATCTGA